One window of the Oncorhynchus keta strain PuntledgeMale-10-30-2019 chromosome 31, Oket_V2, whole genome shotgun sequence genome contains the following:
- the nt5c3a gene encoding cytosolic 5'-nucleotidase 3 isoform X2, producing MPEFEKNTVHMRDPERVERIICDMIKGGASKLQVITDFDMTLSRFAVNGKRCPTCHNIIDNCKLVTEDCRTKLLELKNTYYPIEIDPHLTMEEKYPFMVEWYFKSHTLLVEQRLQKDKLSEVVRDSDACLREGYEPFFDRLQQHNVPVFIFSAGLGDVLEEIIHQAGVYHPNVKVVSNFMDFDENGELKGFKGELIHVFNKHDGALRNTEYFKQVKDNCNIVLLGDSLGDLNMADGVPNVENILKIGFLNDKVEERLEKYLDSYDIVLVKDETLEVPNSILQKIL from the exons aTGCCAGAGTTTGAGAAGAACACGGTCCACATGAGGGATCCAGAGCGGGTGGAACGGATCATCTGTGACATGATTAAGGGTGGCGCCTCCAAACTGCAG GTCATCACTGACTTTGACATGACGTTAAGCCGGTTCGCAGTCAACGGCAAACGCTGCCCCACGTGTCATA ATATCATTGACAACTGCAAGCTTGTCACCGAAGATTGTAGGACCAAG TTACTGGAGCTTAAGAACACATATTACCCCATAGAGATCGACCCCCATCTAACGATGGAGGAGAAGTATCCATTTATGGTAGAATG gtacTTTAAGTCCCACACATTACTGGTGGAGCAGAGGCTACAGAAGGACAAACTCTCGGAGGTGGTGAGAGACTCGGACGCCTGCCTGAG GGAGGGTTATGAGCCGTTCTTTGACCGTCTCCAGCAGCACAACGTGCCCGTGTTCATCTTCTCAGCGGGTCTGGGAGACGTCCTGGAGGAGATCATCCACCAGGCGGGGGTCTACCACCCCAACGTCAAGGTGGTGTCCAACTTCATGGACTTCGATGAGAAT GGTGAGCTGAAGGGCTTCAAGGGAGAGCTGATCCATGTGTTCAACAAGCACGACGGCGCCCTGCGCAACACTGAGTACTTCAAACAGGTGAAGGACAACTGTAACATCGTGTTGCTGGGAGACTCGTTAGGTGACCTCAACATGGCTGACGGCGTGCCCAACGTGGAGAACATCCTCAAGATCGGCTTCCTCAATGACAAG GTGGAGGAGCGTTTGGAGAAATATCTGGACTCTTATGACATCGTCTTGGTAAAGGACGAGACTCTAGAAGTGCCCAATTCTATCCTTCAGAAGATCCTATAA